A single Corynebacterium stationis DNA region contains:
- the purD gene encoding phosphoribosylamine--glycine ligase has product MRILVIGSGGREHAILKGLAADPATTDLHVAPGSPAFASLATVHADYKEVADPAHMLELAQDIKPELVVIGPEIPLVAGVADALRSEGIAVFGPNADAAQIEGSKAFAKEVMEAAGVATARAQTLAPGMSDDDIEHELDYFGPMYVVKDDGLAAGKGVVVTADRAEARQHIHLVHAAGNPVLLESFLDGPEVSLFCLVDGETVVPLLPAQDHKRAYDNDEGPNTGGMGAYTPLPWLSAEGVDRIIREVCEPVAKQMVERGTPYSGLLYAGLAWGQEGPSVIEFNCRFGDPETQPLLSLLKTPLAGVLNAVATGTLDELPALEWEDAYAVTVVLAAANYPESPRKGDVITSPDLADTDKILHAGTAVKDAEVISNGGRVLNVIGKGETLSAARAAAYEVLENIELADSFYRTDIGQAAEESRISIDS; this is encoded by the coding sequence ATGCGCATTCTTGTAATTGGTTCCGGCGGCCGCGAGCACGCCATTTTGAAAGGCCTTGCGGCCGACCCCGCTACCACTGACCTGCACGTTGCACCGGGCTCACCTGCTTTTGCATCGCTAGCTACTGTGCACGCTGACTACAAAGAAGTAGCGGATCCGGCCCACATGCTGGAATTGGCTCAGGACATTAAACCTGAACTGGTTGTCATCGGTCCAGAGATTCCATTGGTTGCCGGTGTTGCTGACGCACTGCGCTCTGAGGGCATCGCGGTCTTTGGACCGAACGCGGATGCAGCACAGATTGAAGGCTCTAAGGCGTTTGCCAAAGAAGTCATGGAAGCTGCAGGCGTTGCTACCGCGCGTGCGCAGACCTTGGCGCCAGGGATGAGCGATGATGATATCGAGCACGAGCTCGACTACTTTGGCCCCATGTACGTGGTCAAAGACGATGGCTTGGCTGCAGGCAAAGGCGTTGTGGTCACCGCTGACCGCGCCGAAGCACGCCAGCACATCCACCTGGTGCATGCCGCTGGTAACCCAGTGCTACTAGAGTCTTTCTTGGACGGTCCAGAGGTCTCGCTGTTTTGCCTTGTCGATGGCGAAACCGTCGTGCCACTTCTGCCAGCCCAAGACCACAAGCGTGCCTACGACAATGATGAAGGCCCGAATACCGGCGGCATGGGAGCATACACCCCGCTGCCGTGGTTGTCTGCTGAAGGCGTCGACCGCATCATCCGCGAGGTCTGCGAGCCGGTAGCTAAGCAAATGGTCGAGCGCGGAACCCCATACTCCGGCCTGCTGTACGCAGGTCTGGCATGGGGCCAAGAAGGCCCCTCCGTCATTGAGTTCAACTGCCGCTTCGGCGACCCAGAAACCCAGCCGCTGCTGTCGCTGTTGAAGACGCCGCTGGCAGGGGTTCTCAACGCAGTTGCAACCGGAACTCTGGACGAACTTCCTGCGCTGGAGTGGGAAGACGCCTATGCCGTGACCGTAGTGCTGGCGGCTGCGAATTATCCAGAATCTCCACGCAAGGGCGATGTCATCACCTCGCCAGATCTGGCAGATACCGACAAGATTTTGCACGCGGGTACCGCGGTAAAGGACGCAGAGGTTATCTCCAATGGCGGTCGCGTGCTTAACGTAATCGGCAAGGGTGAGACCCTATCTGCCGCGCGCGCTGCCGCGTATGAGGTGCTCGAGAACATTGAGCTGGCGGATAGCTTCTACCGCACCGACATTGGCCAAGCTGCCGAAGAAAGTCGCATCAGCATTGACTCTTAG
- a CDS encoding HIT family protein: MTEIEPSVFTKIINGELPGRFVYRDDKCVAFLSIEPLRYGHTLVVPIEQVDKWTDLDAETWLHISGVAQEIGEAIKTAYDTTRAGFIIAGFDVPHTHIHLFPTEKMAEFDFTKAIAMDATDPKAMDEAAVRIRQHLNTGEDGYRLS; the protein is encoded by the coding sequence ATGACTGAAATTGAGCCTTCTGTATTTACCAAGATCATCAACGGCGAGCTACCCGGCCGTTTTGTATACCGCGATGACAAGTGCGTGGCGTTTTTGAGCATTGAGCCATTGCGCTACGGCCACACCTTGGTCGTTCCAATTGAGCAGGTTGATAAGTGGACCGACCTGGATGCCGAGACCTGGCTGCACATTTCCGGCGTCGCGCAGGAAATCGGTGAGGCTATCAAGACTGCTTATGATACTACGCGGGCGGGCTTTATCATCGCCGGTTTCGATGTCCCGCACACCCACATCCACCTGTTCCCCACAGAGAAGATGGCGGAGTTCGACTTCACCAAGGCCATCGCCATGGATGCCACAGATCCGAAGGCTATGGATGAAGCCGCGGTGCGTATCCGCCAGCACCTTAACACCGGCGAAGATGGATACCGCTTAAGCTAA
- a CDS encoding sensor histidine kinase translates to MSNPAATDNNHHDARSFKERVRGYLYPGMSGSPQAMPLRTWLVVLLVVVSGLGIISASVAVSAVMRDVLYNQVDDELIAAQNGWARTTNVFGLDLTGRPPTEYSLIKIYPDGAVRYLNPYESMPQVDELVIGAAPETVDSTSESNSTSEWRAMATERDGVITVVAKNLDSEQILLRGLALVQLMIAVVVLMLIAIAGFWFIRRALRPLRVVEKTASEIAAGDLDKRVPEWPQHTEVGQLASALNIMLAKLQASVEQAQGKEEQMRRFVGDASHELRTPLTSLRGYTELYRAGITDDVDMVLSKIDAESSRMSYLVEDLLALTRAEGTRLDIRPVDVLELSLSVASSARAAFTGRSINVANNTSGVPVVYGDASRLHQIILNLITNGLRHGGEEAEITIGLEKDNGDVLIKVIDTGRGMDPEVSSHIFERFYREDTSRTRDTGGSGLGLAIVKSLVEQHGGSISVESELGVGSTFTVRLPAAEEPESMDSSDSEDGALPHGNAVPVKVSRKNRSLRSGKKNGAKGESAGEASTSEGPEA, encoded by the coding sequence GTGAGTAATCCGGCAGCAACAGACAACAACCACCACGATGCGCGTTCTTTCAAAGAACGCGTGCGGGGATATTTATATCCCGGGATGTCCGGCTCGCCGCAGGCGATGCCGCTGCGCACGTGGTTGGTCGTGCTGCTCGTTGTCGTTTCCGGACTTGGTATTATCAGCGCCTCCGTCGCGGTCTCTGCCGTGATGCGCGATGTGCTGTACAACCAAGTCGATGATGAGCTGATAGCAGCCCAAAACGGCTGGGCGCGCACCACTAATGTTTTCGGGTTGGATTTGACCGGCCGTCCGCCGACAGAGTATTCGCTTATCAAGATTTATCCCGATGGCGCGGTGCGCTACCTCAATCCTTATGAGTCCATGCCGCAGGTCGACGAGCTGGTCATCGGTGCTGCGCCTGAAACTGTCGACTCCACCAGCGAATCCAATTCCACTTCCGAGTGGCGCGCCATGGCCACTGAACGCGATGGTGTTATCACCGTGGTGGCAAAAAATCTGGACTCCGAACAAATCTTGCTGCGCGGCTTGGCGCTGGTGCAGCTCATGATTGCCGTGGTCGTCTTGATGCTGATTGCGATAGCCGGATTCTGGTTTATTAGACGTGCTCTGCGGCCGCTGCGTGTGGTGGAAAAGACGGCCTCGGAAATTGCAGCCGGTGACTTGGACAAACGTGTTCCCGAGTGGCCACAACACACCGAGGTAGGCCAGCTGGCCAGCGCATTGAATATCATGTTGGCGAAGCTGCAGGCCTCGGTGGAACAAGCCCAAGGCAAAGAAGAGCAGATGCGCCGATTTGTCGGCGATGCCTCGCATGAGCTGCGCACCCCGCTGACATCCCTGCGCGGCTACACCGAGCTGTATCGCGCGGGCATTACCGATGATGTTGACATGGTCTTATCCAAGATTGATGCCGAATCCTCGCGCATGTCTTACCTGGTCGAAGACCTACTGGCGCTGACCCGTGCTGAAGGAACACGGTTGGATATTCGCCCCGTCGATGTCTTGGAACTCTCACTGTCGGTGGCATCTTCCGCGCGCGCGGCTTTCACCGGCCGTTCCATCAACGTTGCGAACAACACCTCTGGCGTGCCGGTCGTCTACGGCGACGCCAGCCGCTTACACCAAATCATTTTGAACCTGATCACCAACGGCCTGCGCCACGGCGGCGAAGAGGCCGAAATAACCATTGGGTTGGAAAAAGACAACGGTGATGTGCTGATCAAGGTTATTGACACCGGCCGCGGCATGGACCCAGAAGTCAGCTCGCATATCTTTGAACGCTTCTACCGCGAGGACACCTCCCGCACCCGCGATACCGGCGGCTCCGGGTTGGGCCTAGCGATTGTAAAATCACTTGTTGAACAACACGGCGGTTCCATCTCTGTGGAATCCGAACTCGGCGTCGGCTCTACCTTCACTGTGCGCCTGCCCGCTGCGGAAGAACCGGAATCCATGGACTCTTCAGACAGTGAGGATGGCGCTCTGCCGCATGGTAATGCCGTACCGGTGAAAGTCTCCCGGAAAAACCGCAGCCTTCGCAGCGGTAAGAAAAACGGTGCGAAGGGCGAGAGCGCCGGGGAGGCATCGACAAGCGAAGGGCCGGAGGCTTAG
- a CDS encoding response regulator transcription factor: MEENSNDQVTVLVVDDEPNIVELLTVSLKFQGFNVRSANSGTEALRIAREINPEAYILDVMMPGMDGFELLAKLRAEGLDGPVLYLTAKDSVDQRIHGLTIGADDYVTKPFSLEEVITRLRVILRRGGAGQDDNSDATMTYADLTLNDDTHEVTKGGEIIDLSPTEFNLLRFLMQNKEVVLSKAKILDNVWHYDFGGDGNVVESYISYLRRKIDTGDNPLIHTVRGVGYVLRTPRS; this comes from the coding sequence ATGGAAGAAAACAGCAACGACCAGGTAACTGTCCTGGTCGTCGACGATGAACCCAATATTGTCGAACTATTGACCGTCTCCCTGAAATTCCAGGGCTTTAATGTGCGCAGCGCAAATTCTGGTACCGAAGCGCTGCGCATTGCGCGTGAGATCAATCCGGAAGCCTACATTTTAGATGTCATGATGCCGGGCATGGACGGCTTTGAGCTGCTTGCCAAGCTGCGTGCGGAAGGCCTTGACGGTCCCGTGCTGTATTTGACCGCGAAAGATAGCGTGGACCAGCGCATCCACGGCCTGACCATCGGCGCTGATGATTATGTAACTAAGCCCTTTAGCTTGGAAGAAGTCATCACCCGTCTGCGCGTGATTTTGCGCCGCGGTGGTGCAGGTCAAGACGACAATAGTGATGCCACCATGACTTATGCAGACCTGACCTTGAATGATGACACCCACGAGGTAACCAAGGGCGGGGAAATCATTGACCTTTCCCCAACCGAGTTCAACCTGCTGCGCTTTTTGATGCAGAACAAGGAAGTCGTGCTGTCCAAGGCGAAGATTTTGGACAACGTCTGGCACTATGACTTCGGCGGCGACGGCAACGTCGTGGAATCATATATTTCTTACCTGCGCCGCAAGATTGATACCGGCGATAACCCACTGATCCACACCGTGCGTGGTGTGGGCTACGTCCTGCGCACCCCACGCTCCTAA
- a CDS encoding MerR family transcriptional regulator: MTEYDQAEYTIGEAAEILQVSTRTLRHWDDIELLTPSWRTWGDHRLYSEEDMERGMNILIYRGAGVALKDIAELIDATSSSRTAILRNQRKLLLDKVSHMQELIAAVDTLLTAETLKEGKTMSTEEKIALFGENWPVYDEEARQRWGDTEDYAANQKMVAQMSKEDIRAAKQVAKEFKQMLIDAHSHAIAPGSKEAEEVVDKHMATISPYMPLSRSKQVLLARMYVADERFAEVYGDHRQYLLELIEAQAQAEGIDLGNVAWE; the protein is encoded by the coding sequence GTGACCGAATACGACCAGGCTGAATACACCATTGGTGAGGCAGCGGAGATACTCCAGGTATCCACGCGCACCCTGCGCCATTGGGATGACATTGAGTTGCTCACTCCCAGTTGGCGCACGTGGGGTGATCATCGTTTGTACTCCGAAGAAGATATGGAGCGCGGCATGAATATCCTCATCTACCGCGGGGCAGGCGTGGCGTTGAAAGATATCGCAGAGCTTATCGATGCCACCTCATCTTCCCGCACCGCCATCTTGCGCAACCAGCGCAAGTTGCTCCTGGACAAAGTTAGTCACATGCAAGAACTCATTGCGGCAGTTGACACCCTGTTGACTGCGGAAACCTTAAAGGAAGGAAAGACCATGAGTACTGAAGAAAAGATTGCGTTGTTCGGAGAGAACTGGCCGGTGTATGACGAAGAGGCCCGGCAGCGCTGGGGTGATACGGAAGACTATGCCGCAAACCAAAAGATGGTGGCGCAGATGAGCAAAGAAGACATCCGTGCAGCCAAGCAGGTGGCTAAGGAGTTCAAGCAGATGCTTATCGATGCCCACTCCCACGCAATCGCGCCGGGCTCCAAGGAGGCGGAGGAGGTCGTGGATAAGCATATGGCGACTATCAGCCCCTATATGCCGCTGAGCCGTTCGAAGCAGGTGTTGCTGGCGCGCATGTACGTTGCTGACGAGCGCTTTGCCGAGGTCTATGGCGATCACCGCCAGTATCTTTTGGAGCTTATCGAAGCTCAAGCGCAGGCTGAAGGTATTGACCTTGGCAATGTTGCTTGGGAGTAA
- a CDS encoding MFS transporter — MTSPALENMPDSAKRTDKLTVFSWAMWDWGSAAFNAVLVTFIFAVYLTDSVGAQVDSSRTPAQWLSVAMTVAGLVIFAVTPIMGQRSDTRGTRRRSLAFWSFITFVLMAALYFIRNDAPVYFWVGLVVLAIGTITIEFAEVNYFAQIAQVSTKDNVGKISGLGWSFGYFGGIFLLLICYFGFVAGNGGLLGISTEGGLNIRLVAVLAAAWFGLSALPGFFRVPEIPPSGEKAGSIKDSYVKLFRDIKKLWQVDRNACYFLFASAIFRDGLAGVFAFGAVLGVSVYGLNAGDVLIFGVAANVAAALGALIGGLIDDLVGPKIIILTSLFILAGTGIAMYFVEGPLAFWIFGLILCLFVGPAQSASRGFLARVAPAGHEGQMFGLYATTGRAVSWMTPALFGIFVSLIGDGDRGGVLAIAVVLLVGALILVPVRDPKKHEPEMAQPAV; from the coding sequence ATGACTAGCCCTGCATTGGAGAACATGCCTGATTCGGCCAAGCGCACAGACAAACTCACGGTCTTTTCCTGGGCCATGTGGGATTGGGGATCCGCTGCGTTTAACGCCGTGCTGGTGACGTTTATCTTCGCGGTATATCTGACTGATTCCGTTGGTGCGCAGGTTGATTCTTCGCGCACTCCGGCGCAGTGGCTCTCAGTGGCTATGACCGTGGCTGGGCTGGTTATTTTCGCGGTGACGCCAATTATGGGCCAGCGCTCCGATACCCGTGGAACGCGGCGGCGGTCCTTGGCGTTTTGGTCTTTCATCACGTTTGTGTTGATGGCGGCGCTGTATTTCATCCGCAATGACGCGCCGGTGTATTTCTGGGTAGGTCTAGTGGTGCTTGCGATTGGCACCATCACCATCGAATTTGCGGAGGTCAACTACTTCGCGCAGATTGCCCAGGTATCCACTAAAGACAACGTGGGCAAGATTTCTGGCCTGGGCTGGTCTTTTGGTTATTTCGGCGGCATTTTCCTGCTACTGATTTGCTACTTCGGGTTCGTTGCCGGAAATGGCGGCTTACTCGGCATCAGCACCGAAGGCGGGCTCAATATCCGCCTGGTCGCGGTGCTTGCCGCTGCGTGGTTTGGCCTGTCCGCCCTGCCCGGATTCTTCCGCGTACCGGAAATCCCCCCATCTGGTGAAAAGGCAGGGAGTATCAAAGACTCCTACGTCAAGCTCTTTCGGGATATCAAAAAGCTCTGGCAGGTTGACCGTAATGCCTGCTACTTCCTCTTTGCCTCAGCCATCTTCCGCGATGGTCTTGCTGGTGTCTTCGCCTTCGGCGCCGTCTTGGGCGTTTCCGTGTACGGACTCAACGCCGGGGACGTGCTCATCTTCGGCGTTGCAGCTAATGTCGCGGCCGCTCTTGGCGCACTCATTGGCGGGCTTATCGATGACCTCGTCGGCCCCAAGATCATCATCTTGACCTCGCTGTTTATCCTCGCCGGCACGGGCATCGCCATGTACTTTGTCGAAGGCCCTCTAGCCTTCTGGATTTTCGGCCTTATCTTGTGTCTATTCGTCGGCCCCGCGCAGTCCGCCTCCCGCGGCTTCTTAGCACGTGTTGCACCCGCTGGCCACGAGGGGCAGATGTTTGGCCTTTATGCCACCACGGGGCGGGCGGTGAGCTGGATGACTCCAGCGCTGTTCGGCATTTTCGTATCTTTGATCGGCGACGGCGACCGCGGTGGTGTTCTCGCGATCGCCGTCGTGCTGCTGGTTGGTGCGCTCATCCTGGTTCCGGTCCGTGATCCTAAGAAACACGAACCGGAAATGGCGCAACCTGCGGTCTAA
- a CDS encoding pyruvate dehydrogenase: MARTYADQLVDTLEAQGVKRIYGLVGDSLNPIVDAVRRSSIEWVHVHNEESAAFAAGAESLLTGELAVCAGSCGPGNTHLIQGLYDSHRNGAKVLALASHIPSRQIGGQFFQETHPEILFKEASGYCEMVNSADQGAVITHNAIQSTMAGNGVSVLVIPGDLASAEAENEQFTESVISAGNPITFPDPAEAAALTQAINEAKKVTFFVGVGARYARKEVLELAEKIKAPVGHALGGKMYIQYDNPFDVGMSGLLGYGAAHDAMNEADLLILLGTDFPYADFLPQGGPGDTKVAQVDINGAHIGRRTKVSYPVTGDVAATIANILPHVEEKTDRSFLDKMLKQHHKKLTQVIDAYTSNIEKMTPLHPEFVADVIDEEAAQDAVFTVDTGMCNVWGARYITPNGQREQIGSFRHGSMANALPHAIGAQFADRDRQVISFNGDGGLAMLLGELLTVKLHNLPVKTFVFNNSSLGMVKLEMLVEGMPEFETDHEQLNFADIAAGMGIKSIRVEKPKEVRKAVREALAYNGPVLVEFVTDPNALSIPPTLSIDQLLGFSKAAARTVFDGGVGHMVDMAASNLRNIPRP, encoded by the coding sequence ATGGCACGTACTTATGCTGACCAACTGGTTGACACCCTTGAAGCACAAGGTGTTAAACGCATTTATGGTCTAGTCGGTGACTCGCTCAACCCTATTGTTGATGCCGTTCGGCGGTCATCCATCGAATGGGTTCACGTTCATAATGAAGAATCCGCGGCCTTTGCCGCCGGTGCGGAGTCTCTGCTTACCGGTGAGCTTGCCGTGTGTGCAGGATCTTGCGGCCCAGGCAATACCCACTTGATTCAGGGGCTCTATGATTCACACCGCAATGGTGCCAAGGTATTAGCCTTGGCTAGCCACATCCCATCGCGCCAAATTGGCGGACAGTTCTTCCAAGAGACTCACCCGGAGATACTGTTTAAGGAAGCCTCCGGCTATTGCGAAATGGTTAACTCGGCAGATCAGGGAGCTGTCATTACGCACAATGCTATTCAGTCCACCATGGCGGGCAATGGTGTCTCAGTTCTGGTCATCCCAGGTGATTTGGCTTCTGCTGAAGCAGAAAATGAGCAGTTTACCGAATCGGTTATTTCTGCAGGTAACCCGATTACTTTCCCGGATCCGGCTGAAGCAGCAGCACTGACCCAGGCCATCAACGAAGCAAAGAAGGTCACCTTCTTCGTTGGTGTAGGGGCGCGCTATGCCCGTAAGGAAGTCCTAGAGCTCGCGGAGAAGATTAAGGCTCCAGTCGGCCACGCGCTGGGCGGCAAGATGTACATCCAGTATGACAACCCCTTTGATGTGGGCATGTCAGGATTACTAGGTTACGGTGCCGCGCACGATGCCATGAATGAAGCAGACCTGCTGATTCTTCTGGGCACGGATTTCCCTTATGCCGACTTCCTGCCGCAAGGCGGTCCTGGCGATACCAAGGTTGCCCAGGTTGATATCAACGGTGCACACATCGGCCGGCGCACCAAGGTGTCATATCCGGTTACTGGTGATGTCGCTGCGACCATCGCGAATATCTTGCCGCATGTAGAGGAAAAGACGGACCGTTCCTTCTTGGACAAGATGCTCAAGCAGCATCACAAGAAACTCACCCAGGTCATTGACGCGTACACTTCGAACATTGAGAAGATGACGCCGCTGCACCCCGAGTTCGTCGCAGATGTCATTGATGAGGAAGCGGCACAAGATGCTGTCTTTACCGTCGACACGGGCATGTGCAACGTCTGGGGTGCGCGCTACATCACCCCGAACGGGCAACGCGAGCAAATTGGTTCTTTCCGCCACGGCAGCATGGCGAATGCTCTGCCTCATGCGATTGGCGCACAGTTCGCTGACCGTGATCGACAGGTGATTTCCTTTAACGGTGATGGCGGTCTGGCGATGTTGCTGGGTGAGCTGCTGACTGTGAAGCTGCACAACCTGCCGGTGAAGACCTTTGTCTTTAACAATTCTTCATTGGGCATGGTCAAACTCGAGATGCTGGTCGAAGGCATGCCAGAGTTTGAAACCGACCATGAGCAGCTTAACTTCGCCGATATCGCCGCTGGCATGGGCATCAAGTCCATCCGGGTGGAAAAGCCCAAGGAAGTGCGCAAGGCTGTGCGCGAAGCACTCGCTTATAACGGTCCAGTACTAGTTGAGTTCGTCACCGATCCGAATGCACTGTCTATCCCGCCAACACTGTCTATTGATCAGCTGCTGGGCTTTTCCAAGGCCGCAGCCCGCACCGTCTTCGATGGCGGCGTGGGACACATGGTGGATATGGCAGCATCTAACCTGCGCAATATCCCACGCCCGTAG
- a CDS encoding MFS transporter, producing the protein MTIGHNARLRNARKEFDSNSTPAQRWSFFAAISLGLLMIGLDNSILFTALPTLTEEIHAGETQQLWIINAYPLVLAGLLLGTGTLGDKIGHRRMFTTGLLVFGVASLAAAFSPTPAFLIGARATLGLGAAVMMPATLALIRLTFKDEQERNTAIGIWGAVAVVGAAAGPVVGGALLEVWWWGSVFLINVPIVVIAIMATTLLAPPNMPNPTKHWDLISSIFALVTLTGLTLAIKELANPNRSWILVAAAFIACVIGGFLFTRRQNRLEEPLLTFDIFRNRLFLGGVIAASGAMFIMAGLEMITAQKLQLADDFSPFHAGIIVAAAAIAALPMSALGGANLHRVGFLPLISGGFMLATIGTGLAVWSTHADSVPLLIAGLLFLGAGAGSIMSVSSIAIIGSVPMHRSGMAAGVEEVSYEFGTLLSVAFVGSLTPALYLSNLPTHLRHMGTEALHGGLGHADASTAYASAYGTTVGCVAVLALVLTIVTFWCFRDNPKSGGNGGAH; encoded by the coding sequence ATGACGATAGGACATAACGCACGCCTGAGGAACGCACGCAAAGAATTCGATAGCAACTCCACACCAGCTCAACGCTGGTCTTTTTTCGCTGCAATCTCTTTAGGCTTACTAATGATTGGGCTGGATAACTCCATCCTCTTCACCGCGCTGCCAACTCTGACGGAGGAAATCCACGCGGGTGAAACCCAGCAACTGTGGATCATCAACGCCTATCCTTTGGTCCTCGCCGGACTGCTCCTGGGCACCGGCACACTCGGCGATAAAATCGGCCACCGCCGCATGTTTACCACCGGCCTGTTGGTCTTCGGCGTGGCATCGTTAGCCGCGGCGTTCTCCCCTACTCCGGCCTTTTTGATTGGTGCCCGCGCTACCTTAGGACTAGGTGCGGCTGTCATGATGCCCGCGACCTTGGCGCTGATTCGCCTGACCTTCAAAGACGAACAAGAACGCAACACCGCGATTGGCATTTGGGGCGCAGTTGCCGTGGTCGGCGCAGCGGCCGGTCCCGTCGTCGGTGGCGCCTTACTGGAAGTCTGGTGGTGGGGCTCCGTATTTTTGATCAACGTGCCCATCGTGGTCATCGCTATCATGGCAACGACCCTGCTGGCACCACCGAATATGCCTAACCCCACCAAGCATTGGGACCTCATTTCCTCGATCTTTGCGTTGGTTACGCTCACGGGCCTGACGCTGGCGATTAAAGAACTGGCCAACCCCAACCGTTCGTGGATTCTGGTTGCTGCGGCTTTCATCGCCTGTGTCATCGGCGGATTCTTGTTCACCCGTCGCCAAAACCGCCTCGAAGAGCCTTTGCTGACCTTCGATATTTTCCGCAACCGCCTCTTCCTCGGTGGTGTCATCGCCGCTTCCGGCGCCATGTTTATCATGGCTGGGCTGGAAATGATTACGGCGCAAAAGCTGCAGCTTGCCGATGATTTCAGCCCCTTCCACGCCGGCATCATCGTCGCGGCCGCAGCGATTGCTGCTTTGCCGATGTCTGCATTGGGCGGTGCGAACCTGCACCGCGTGGGCTTCTTGCCGCTTATCTCCGGTGGCTTCATGCTCGCTACCATCGGCACAGGCTTAGCGGTGTGGTCGACGCACGCAGATTCAGTTCCGCTTTTGATTGCCGGTCTGCTCTTCTTAGGTGCTGGTGCGGGTTCCATCATGTCCGTATCATCCATCGCGATTATCGGCTCAGTGCCAATGCACCGCTCCGGTATGGCTGCGGGTGTCGAAGAAGTCTCCTATGAATTTGGCACTCTATTGTCCGTTGCTTTCGTCGGTTCGCTGACGCCAGCCTTGTACTTGAGCAATCTGCCCACGCATCTTCGCCACATGGGTACGGAGGCGCTGCACGGTGGCCTTGGCCATGCGGATGCATCGACCGCGTATGCTTCTGCCTACGGCACCACCGTGGGATGTGTGGCTGTGCTTGCATTAGTTCTCACCATCGTCACGTTCTGGTGTTTCCGCGACAACCCGAAATCAGGAGGAAACGGTGGCGCGCACTAG
- a CDS encoding TetR/AcrR family transcriptional regulator yields the protein MARTSKKEVALRAALKIIECDGIPALTYESLAEATGMSKSGLIYHFPSRHEMLIDIHAWSAQRWEEELVDIAGAPYGELDAKQRLRAVVLSLGKNDPLVELILSIHTKTHEDFAQQWVPVESRWMPDASDPELDPEILEISFIAHGLWVYDHISQRTISAANRKRLVDSLLNRIAAV from the coding sequence GTGGCGCGCACTAGCAAGAAGGAAGTAGCGCTGCGAGCAGCCCTAAAGATCATTGAATGCGATGGCATTCCCGCGTTGACCTATGAGTCACTTGCAGAAGCAACCGGGATGTCTAAATCAGGGCTGATCTATCACTTCCCCTCCCGTCACGAGATGCTCATCGACATCCACGCCTGGTCAGCCCAGCGCTGGGAGGAAGAGCTCGTTGATATCGCTGGCGCGCCCTATGGAGAACTCGATGCCAAGCAGCGCCTGCGCGCAGTCGTGCTTTCTTTGGGCAAAAATGACCCATTGGTGGAGCTGATCTTGAGCATCCACACCAAAACCCATGAAGACTTCGCGCAACAATGGGTGCCAGTAGAATCCCGCTGGATGCCCGATGCTTCAGATCCCGAGCTCGACCCAGAGATACTTGAAATTTCCTTCATCGCTCACGGGCTGTGGGTCTACGACCACATCTCACAACGCACGATTTCAGCAGCTAATCGTAAACGTCTAGTGGACAGCCTCCTCAACCGTATCGCGGCGGTATAG